A stretch of Microbacterium sp. LWH3-1.2 DNA encodes these proteins:
- a CDS encoding carbohydrate ABC transporter permease, which yields MVTEVIRYPSSRRRSVGSHVGRALLYIALTIGAVAMVVPFVWMILTSLKSPAEVTTFSWFPAELHWENYAAAMSAAPFIDYFRNSLVLTIGQTLLTLVFATAAGYALAQLPIRGRGVLLGYVVVLLMVPFQVVIVPLFLVVKQIPLFGGNDIFGQGGNGWLDSWWGLIVPLAMGPLYIFLARQFFITLPPELGEAARIDGVNEFGIFARIMVPLVRPALVTIAVFQIEAAWNSFIWPLVSTRSQDLRPLQLGLAIFAQDPLNIQWSYLMAGATLATLPMILLFILAQRYFVQGLANSGLKG from the coding sequence GTGGTCACTGAAGTCATCCGCTACCCCAGCAGCCGCCGCCGTTCCGTTGGCTCCCATGTCGGTCGGGCGCTCCTCTATATCGCACTGACCATCGGTGCGGTCGCGATGGTCGTCCCCTTCGTGTGGATGATCCTCACCTCCTTGAAGTCGCCGGCCGAGGTCACCACGTTCAGCTGGTTCCCCGCAGAGCTGCACTGGGAGAACTATGCCGCGGCGATGAGCGCTGCACCATTCATCGACTACTTCCGCAACAGCCTCGTCCTCACCATCGGGCAGACGCTGCTGACTCTCGTCTTCGCGACAGCCGCCGGCTACGCGCTCGCGCAGCTACCGATCCGGGGACGCGGGGTGCTGCTCGGCTACGTCGTCGTGCTGCTGATGGTGCCGTTCCAGGTGGTCATCGTCCCGCTCTTCCTCGTCGTCAAGCAGATCCCGCTCTTCGGTGGCAACGACATCTTCGGGCAGGGAGGAAACGGATGGCTCGACAGCTGGTGGGGTCTCATCGTCCCCCTCGCGATGGGACCGCTCTACATCTTCCTCGCCCGTCAGTTCTTCATCACGCTGCCGCCCGAACTCGGCGAGGCAGCCCGAATCGACGGAGTGAACGAATTCGGCATCTTTGCCCGCATCATGGTGCCGCTGGTGCGGCCGGCTCTCGTGACGATCGCCGTCTTTCAGATTGAGGCGGCGTGGAACAGCTTCATCTGGCCGCTGGTGTCGACACGTTCGCAGGACCTCCGTCCGCTGCAGCTGGGCTTGGCGATCTTCGCCCAGGACCCGCTCAACATCCAGTGGTCCTACCTGATGGCGGGTGCCACCTTGGCCACACTGCCGATGATCCTGCTGTTCATTCTCGCCCAGCGCTACTTCGTGCAGGGACTGGCGAACTCCGGGCTCAAGGGATGA
- a CDS encoding ROK family protein, translating to MNVVLAVDLGGTKIEAALLRGSTVLPNTRARQATGRDTTAQSLTDAVQRVVQHALDHVPVQVPVVGVGIASAGPIDCASGRIMPVNMPHLAAGYPLLDVVKEAADLGDVPVRLGHDGGCIALAESWLGATKSARTSLTLVVSTGVGGGIIDHDAPLLGATGNAGHLGQMRVGDSGLTLEELASGPASVAWARTLGWGGVTGEQLAADAASGDATARAAIVRSATTVGHALASVAALIDIDAVAVGGGFSRSAPDYVDLLARAYRESAPFPHLRDIPIERSALGTDGPLQGGAALALRAHRNSGMSTAGQTTPREQCTVLSSAGIETRR from the coding sequence GTGAACGTCGTGCTCGCCGTTGATCTTGGCGGCACCAAGATCGAGGCGGCCCTCCTCCGTGGAAGCACGGTGCTGCCGAACACACGCGCGCGGCAGGCCACCGGGAGAGACACCACCGCCCAGTCGCTCACAGACGCTGTGCAGCGCGTCGTGCAGCACGCGCTGGACCACGTCCCGGTTCAGGTCCCCGTCGTCGGGGTCGGGATCGCTTCCGCCGGCCCCATCGACTGCGCGTCCGGCCGCATCATGCCGGTCAACATGCCCCATCTCGCCGCCGGGTATCCGCTCCTGGACGTGGTGAAGGAAGCCGCGGACCTCGGCGATGTCCCCGTCCGGTTGGGACACGACGGCGGCTGCATCGCTCTGGCCGAAAGCTGGCTCGGAGCGACCAAGTCGGCCCGGACCTCTCTCACCCTCGTGGTCTCCACCGGCGTCGGTGGCGGGATCATCGACCACGACGCTCCCCTCCTCGGCGCCACCGGAAACGCCGGGCATCTCGGACAGATGCGCGTGGGTGACTCCGGCCTCACCCTGGAGGAGCTCGCGTCTGGCCCCGCCAGCGTCGCCTGGGCGCGCACCCTCGGGTGGGGCGGCGTGACCGGTGAACAGCTCGCCGCCGACGCCGCGTCCGGCGACGCTACCGCGCGCGCCGCGATCGTACGATCGGCAACCACCGTCGGACATGCCCTCGCAAGCGTGGCTGCCCTCATCGATATCGATGCCGTCGCCGTCGGCGGCGGGTTCTCACGTTCCGCACCCGATTACGTTGACCTGCTTGCGCGGGCCTACCGGGAGTCCGCCCCGTTCCCGCACCTGAGAGACATTCCCATCGAACGATCCGCCCTCGGGACGGATGGACCCCTGCAAGGAGGCGCGGCTCTCGCGCTCAGAGCGCACCGAAACAGCGGAATGTCGACGGCCGGGCAGACAACCCCGCGGGAGCAGTGCACGGTTCTCAGCTCGGCCGGAATCGAGACACGGCGATGA
- a CDS encoding extracellular solute-binding protein — MENRKHSRLLGFAIAGVAALALTACSGGGGTTPGASEDPEDVSGTLRVLVPSFPASNEGTDAFEAIVDVFHETYPNVEVEPDFATFANLNEKISTSIAGGQPYDVLVTGVGWIPPFASQKAFLDLEQFGVTPDSIAQDANPAIVPAVEYDDAVYAYPLVLGPKPLALSRSAFEAAGLDPDSPPTTLEELADAAEKLTVRDASGKVTRAGFDFWAGPGEYRQDFVALLGALGNDLYDGGEPDFDNAQGEEALDWIGEMINDRKVIDFGQKSASGAPLLYTKEAGMGFVGGYIDCAAVTQEVCDDLVFFNLDDEREAMFAGGQLASIGSTTKLPDAAWSFIEALSTPEAEASIAKLNFAVPAAADAGHSEIVASNPASTFAYENLDTVVFEGGAENWLDLRNVFNTELDKAILGQESSADVLANLAAQSK; from the coding sequence GTGGAGAATCGCAAGCACAGCCGGCTTCTCGGCTTCGCCATCGCCGGCGTTGCCGCCCTCGCCCTCACCGCCTGCTCGGGCGGCGGCGGCACCACACCGGGAGCCAGTGAAGACCCAGAAGACGTGTCGGGAACGCTCCGCGTCCTCGTGCCGAGCTTCCCTGCCAGCAACGAAGGAACGGACGCGTTCGAGGCGATCGTGGATGTCTTCCACGAGACGTACCCGAACGTCGAGGTCGAACCCGACTTCGCCACGTTCGCCAACCTGAACGAGAAGATCTCGACGTCGATCGCCGGCGGCCAGCCGTACGACGTCCTCGTCACCGGTGTCGGCTGGATCCCCCCGTTCGCCTCGCAGAAGGCCTTCCTCGACCTCGAGCAGTTCGGTGTCACGCCGGACTCGATCGCCCAGGACGCGAACCCCGCGATCGTGCCGGCAGTCGAGTACGACGACGCTGTCTACGCCTACCCGCTGGTGCTCGGCCCGAAGCCGCTCGCACTCAGCCGGTCGGCCTTCGAAGCGGCGGGGCTCGACCCCGACTCGCCGCCCACCACCCTCGAAGAGCTGGCTGACGCCGCCGAGAAGCTGACCGTCCGCGACGCCAGCGGCAAAGTCACCCGGGCCGGATTCGACTTCTGGGCTGGACCCGGCGAGTACCGCCAGGACTTCGTCGCGCTCCTCGGCGCCCTCGGCAACGACCTCTACGACGGCGGCGAACCCGACTTCGACAACGCGCAGGGCGAAGAGGCGCTGGACTGGATCGGCGAGATGATCAACGACCGCAAGGTGATCGACTTCGGCCAGAAGTCAGCTTCCGGTGCACCCCTGCTGTACACGAAGGAAGCCGGAATGGGCTTCGTCGGTGGGTACATCGACTGCGCCGCTGTCACCCAGGAAGTCTGCGACGACCTCGTCTTCTTCAACCTTGACGACGAGCGCGAAGCAATGTTCGCAGGGGGCCAGCTCGCGTCGATCGGCTCCACGACGAAGCTTCCCGACGCTGCGTGGAGCTTCATCGAGGCGCTGTCGACCCCCGAGGCAGAAGCCAGCATCGCCAAGCTGAACTTCGCCGTTCCCGCCGCCGCCGACGCCGGCCACAGCGAGATCGTGGCAAGCAACCCGGCGAGCACGTTCGCGTACGAGAACCTCGACACCGTCGTCTTCGAGGGTGGCGCCGAGAACTGGCTCGACCTGCGCAACGTGTTCAACACGGAGCTGGACAAGGCCATCCTCGGCCAGGAGTCCTCCGCGGACGTGCTGGCCAACCTGGCCGCGCAGTCGAAGTGA
- a CDS encoding hydroxyacid dehydrogenase codes for MTTPHHVGTPAALDVVGGPVATEGRGPATASPGRRRVKAAFGMAPELAPFVFGPDERGRLSALLEIDVDDPTGVHGDDAEVSDVELLITGWGAPILDEPALNRFPRLQAVVHWGGGIDFLNPVAASRGIQVSSGRWANAIPVAEYTVAMITLAAKGAFWASELYRREQRFIDREGEFPHTGLAGTNIGIIGASTIGTLVIKKLRDYDVRVLVYDPFLAAQQAEHLGAELVSDLHELARRSRILSIHAPDIPQTRSMVSREVLASLPHQATLINTARGALVDQDALVDELSTGRLNAVLDVTEPDVLPSGHPLYTLPNVFLTPHLAGSMGNELRRLGASAVDEVERFVAGKPFAHAIPSHAFLPLAAPASEEPPRAPTGANP; via the coding sequence ATGACCACGCCTCATCACGTGGGCACGCCGGCGGCCCTGGACGTCGTCGGCGGTCCCGTCGCCACGGAGGGACGCGGGCCGGCAACGGCATCCCCCGGCCGTCGGCGTGTCAAAGCGGCCTTCGGAATGGCCCCGGAGCTTGCTCCATTCGTGTTCGGACCGGACGAGCGCGGCCGGTTGTCCGCACTGCTCGAGATCGACGTCGACGACCCCACAGGCGTCCACGGTGACGATGCTGAAGTCAGCGACGTGGAGCTGCTCATCACCGGATGGGGAGCCCCCATCCTCGACGAGCCGGCGCTGAACAGGTTCCCCAGGCTGCAGGCCGTCGTGCACTGGGGCGGAGGAATCGACTTCCTCAACCCGGTGGCCGCGAGCCGCGGAATCCAGGTTTCCTCGGGTCGGTGGGCCAACGCCATCCCGGTCGCCGAGTACACCGTGGCGATGATCACCTTGGCCGCGAAGGGCGCATTCTGGGCTTCCGAGCTCTACCGACGCGAGCAGCGGTTCATCGATCGCGAGGGCGAGTTCCCACACACAGGTCTCGCCGGAACGAATATCGGCATCATCGGGGCGTCGACCATCGGCACCCTGGTGATCAAGAAGCTCCGGGACTATGACGTGCGCGTGCTGGTCTACGACCCGTTCCTCGCCGCGCAACAGGCTGAGCATCTCGGCGCCGAACTCGTCAGCGACCTGCATGAGCTCGCTCGCCGCAGCCGGATCCTGTCGATCCACGCGCCCGACATCCCCCAGACGCGGAGCATGGTGTCTCGCGAAGTCCTGGCTTCGTTGCCCCACCAGGCGACGCTCATCAACACCGCGCGAGGCGCCCTCGTCGACCAGGATGCCCTCGTGGACGAGCTGTCCACCGGCCGGCTCAACGCGGTGCTGGACGTCACCGAGCCGGATGTGCTCCCCAGCGGGCACCCTCTCTACACCCTGCCGAACGTGTTTCTCACGCCGCACCTGGCCGGATCCATGGGCAACGAGCTCCGACGACTCGGCGCATCGGCTGTCGACGAGGTCGAACGATTCGTAGCGGGAAAGCCTTTCGCGCATGCCATCCCATCGCATGCCTTTCTTCCGCTGGCTGCTCCCGCATCCGAGGAGCCGCCGAGGGCCCCGACCGGAGCGAACCCGTGA
- a CDS encoding carbohydrate ABC transporter permease — protein sequence MTSSIEQNEAVALSAPTLIEEEPRRRHPRASGMIRSQRRAGWIMLAPAFLNITVFLGIPLVAAVVLSFTDYGLFAPPTFIGFQNYVDLIQDPDFQIAVVNTIVYTLLVVPLGMALALVVALALNMGIRARSLYRVLFYIPVVTATVSVATVWLWILNPNVGLANEILGLFGLPPSKWLTSPDTALPSLAMIGIWQGLGTKMVIYLAALQGVDPALVEAARLDGANRWQTFWNVTWPALGPSHFFVLVTSIIASFQVFDLVYVTTKGGPANSTRVLVYDIYENAFSGLHFGLASAESVFMFILIGIFILAGLRLQKGNSSGH from the coding sequence ATGACGTCGAGCATTGAACAGAACGAAGCCGTCGCGCTGAGCGCCCCGACGCTCATCGAGGAGGAGCCGCGACGCCGTCACCCACGGGCGAGCGGGATGATCCGGTCCCAGCGCCGCGCGGGGTGGATCATGCTCGCCCCCGCCTTCCTCAACATCACCGTCTTCCTCGGCATCCCGCTGGTCGCCGCTGTGGTGCTGAGCTTCACCGACTACGGCCTCTTCGCACCGCCCACCTTCATCGGTTTCCAGAACTACGTCGACCTGATCCAGGACCCCGACTTCCAGATCGCCGTCGTCAACACCATCGTCTACACGCTGCTGGTCGTGCCGCTCGGAATGGCGCTCGCGCTCGTCGTCGCACTGGCGCTGAACATGGGAATCAGGGCCAGGTCGCTGTACCGGGTGCTCTTCTACATCCCCGTCGTGACCGCCACCGTCTCCGTCGCGACCGTCTGGCTGTGGATCCTCAACCCGAACGTCGGTCTGGCCAACGAGATCCTGGGCCTGTTCGGACTGCCGCCCTCGAAGTGGCTCACCTCGCCCGACACCGCGCTGCCGTCGCTGGCCATGATCGGCATCTGGCAGGGCCTCGGAACCAAGATGGTGATCTACCTCGCGGCGCTCCAGGGCGTCGACCCCGCCCTCGTGGAGGCGGCCCGCCTCGATGGTGCCAACAGATGGCAGACGTTCTGGAACGTCACCTGGCCGGCACTGGGACCGTCGCACTTCTTCGTGCTCGTCACCTCCATCATCGCCTCGTTCCAGGTGTTCGACCTGGTCTACGTCACGACGAAGGGCGGCCCCGCGAACTCGACACGCGTCCTGGTCTACGACATCTACGAGAACGCGTTCTCCGGGCTCCACTTCGGGCTGGCGTCCGCAGAGTCGGTGTTCATGTTCATCCTGATCGGCATCTTCATCCTCGCCGGCCTGCGACTTCAGAAGGGCAACTCCAGTGGTCACTGA